The Bacteroidales bacterium genome has a window encoding:
- a CDS encoding TolC family protein — MKSHLVIGLLFWLTQLSAQPVLQDYIKTGLQNNLALQQKQNNYEMSLQQLKQARGLFYPSVSVNARYTVSEGGRVIEFPVGDLLNPVYMTLNQLTSSNQFPVLENQEIAFLRPTEHETKLRLVQPLFNTDIYYNARIKREQTVTEQINIEQYKRELVAEIKKAYYNLCMSQNVLTMLNSTRSLLLENIRINKSLFENNKVTRDVLLRSETELHKFDQQLNNAHKNAELAGAYFNFLLNRPLKDSITVEDPGEWVAPSGMVSDFIDMAGKNREEIKNLEQYRKISDMAVNMNRAARLPDILVVADYGFQGEKYRFNKNQDYLQASAVLTWDLFAGLQNKSKIKQSLIASDQVDKQLEEVRSRISLQVISAFEDMRTSETGFEAAKEQLATASEGFRIVNKKYSEGQASLIEYMDARNTLTQAEENLIISKYTCLSKKADFDNIIAVDIPENNN, encoded by the coding sequence ATGAAATCTCATTTGGTTATAGGATTACTTTTCTGGTTAACTCAGTTGTCGGCTCAGCCTGTACTGCAGGATTATATTAAAACCGGTCTTCAAAACAACCTGGCTTTACAGCAAAAGCAAAACAATTATGAAATGAGCCTGCAGCAATTGAAACAGGCAAGAGGTCTTTTCTATCCTTCCGTTTCGGTAAATGCCCGGTATACGGTTTCAGAAGGCGGCCGTGTTATTGAATTCCCGGTAGGTGATCTGCTGAACCCGGTTTATATGACACTCAACCAGCTTACTTCTTCAAACCAGTTTCCGGTTCTTGAAAACCAGGAGATTGCTTTTCTGAGGCCCACTGAGCATGAAACCAAACTCAGGCTGGTACAGCCTCTCTTTAATACGGATATTTATTATAACGCCCGAATTAAGCGAGAGCAAACGGTTACCGAACAAATCAATATTGAACAATACAAGCGCGAGCTTGTGGCTGAGATCAAAAAAGCATATTACAACTTGTGCATGTCACAAAATGTGCTGACCATGTTGAACAGCACACGGAGCCTGCTTCTTGAGAACATCAGGATCAATAAAAGCCTGTTTGAAAATAATAAGGTGACCCGCGATGTATTGTTGCGCTCTGAAACCGAGCTTCATAAATTTGATCAGCAATTGAACAATGCTCATAAGAATGCAGAACTGGCAGGTGCCTATTTCAATTTTCTTCTGAACCGGCCGTTAAAAGATTCGATAACCGTGGAAGATCCCGGTGAATGGGTTGCTCCTTCAGGTATGGTTTCTGATTTTATTGATATGGCCGGTAAAAACCGGGAAGAAATTAAAAACCTCGAACAATACCGGAAGATTTCCGATATGGCGGTGAATATGAACAGGGCAGCAAGGCTTCCGGATATTCTCGTTGTGGCTGATTACGGTTTCCAGGGAGAAAAATACCGATTCAACAAAAACCAGGATTATCTCCAGGCTTCAGCTGTATTGACCTGGGACCTTTTTGCCGGGCTACAGAACAAGTCAAAGATCAAACAGTCTCTCATCGCAAGCGACCAGGTTGATAAGCAGCTTGAAGAGGTGAGGAGCCGCATAAGCCTGCAGGTTATAAGTGCTTTTGAGGACATGCGTACATCCGAAACCGGCTTCGAAGCCGCGAAAGAGCAACTGGCCACTGCAAGCGAGGGCTTCCGCATAGTAAATAAAAAATACAGTGAAGGACAGGCCAGTCTCATTGA
- a CDS encoding MarR family transcriptional regulator: protein MNEELHSMIDLFTRILHLYSVIDKKPRDFGTGDLLYVTEIHAMHYIAANPEINVTQLAEISGVTKGAISQTIKRLVSKRYIARYKAKNKKEVNLRLSDKGYIINQKYEEFEKERFVFAEKLYENASKEDIILIKNLFSTIYENMKQMSEY from the coding sequence ATGAATGAGGAATTGCATTCGATGATTGACCTCTTTACCCGGATCCTTCATTTATATTCGGTAATTGACAAAAAACCCAGGGATTTTGGAACCGGTGACCTGCTTTATGTGACTGAAATTCATGCCATGCATTACATTGCTGCCAATCCTGAAATTAATGTAACGCAACTCGCCGAAATTTCCGGTGTCACCAAGGGTGCTATTTCACAAACAATTAAACGGCTTGTCAGTAAGCGATATATAGCCCGCTATAAGGCCAAAAATAAGAAAGAGGTGAATCTGAGACTTTCGGATAAAGGGTACATTATTAACCAGAAGTATGAAGAATTTGAGAAGGAACGATTTGTGTTCGCCGAAAAATTATATGAAAATGCTTCAAAAGAAGATATTATTCTCATCAAAAATCTTTTCTCTACGATTTACGAAAACATGAAGCAAATGTCGGAGTATTGA